CGCCACTCTAAAAATAGAATGGCGTTCAAAACCTTTAAAGAATTGTTTTAAGTATATCTAATTTAATTATACCCACATTTATGCCGAGAAAACTTTTTGGTTGGAATAATGAAATGTGATAGCTAACTTGTTAGCGAGTTGGTTGGGCTTGAATTGGGATTAATCCCAAGAAAGTACCAACTCAACATCACATGGAATTGTTGGTTCCGACCAAAAAGGAAATTGGAATAAAAAATAAATTGAGTTAATGGTTTAGGTTTTAGGGCTAACTTCACGAAGTGATCTGTTAGCCCTGTTTTTGTATTTTGCTTTAGAATTTATCAAATTTAGTTGGAAAAAGGGGGACTACTACGACCCCCCCTTTTAAGTGCCGAGTGCCAAATCAGAGATTGTGAAGTGTTTAGACCTTTAATATCAAGGGTTATAGCGATTTTTCACAAAGCTACAAATAGGCTACATTTTAGGGACTTTATGAGTTATTGTATAGAAATCTCTAGACATGTATGTATAAATGGAATAAAATAAACTTATTAATAGTTAGAAATGGGGAGTAAAAATGGTTCGTACAAAAGTAGGTATAACTTTAACTGAAGATACTTTGAAAAGACTTGAAGAAATTGCAGAACAAATGGGCTTAAGTAAGTCCCAGGCTATTTCTATGTTGATTAATAACGAGTATTTAAGTAAGTATCAAAGCGAAGATAAAATATTTAAGGCATAAAAAAAGTCTTAATCAATTAGACCAAGACATTTGATAGTGTTATATTAATAAGCAAATAAAAAGAAGTCGCTCACTCCCTCGCCAAAGTTTGTGATAGCGACTTACCTTAAAGAAAAACAGTTGATGTTTTTGTTCTTAATTTGTATATCTAGATATTAAACGATATTAGTTTATTCTTCAA
The Staphylococcus equorum genome window above contains:
- a CDS encoding CopG family transcriptional regulator codes for the protein MVRTKVGITLTEDTLKRLEEIAEQMGLSKSQAISMLINNEYLSKYQSEDKIFKA